One window of Saprospiraceae bacterium genomic DNA carries:
- a CDS encoding c-type cytochrome has product MHFQFMNKFIPFLSVIVFLSSCTNEYISDGREVCFEQEVLPLIVSTCAREGCHNPATYEKGYDLTQYNDILRMVEPGSYRKSELYKVITSPFSPMPPKPYDRLSKEQITTISLWIEQGAQNAICMVEACDTSFVSYSSVVKPILDLYCNGCHAGPRPQGGVDYNNFNGVRTTVEDGSLISSIIRDGNTVNMPKNGNKLPDCKIQQIKKWVQDGAKNN; this is encoded by the coding sequence ATGCATTTTCAGTTTATGAATAAATTTATTCCATTCCTATCTGTAATTGTTTTTTTGTCATCTTGTACAAATGAATATATCTCAGATGGTAGAGAAGTTTGTTTCGAGCAAGAAGTTTTGCCATTGATCGTATCGACCTGCGCCCGTGAAGGATGTCATAATCCAGCAACTTATGAAAAAGGCTATGACCTGACCCAATACAACGATATCTTACGAATGGTTGAACCCGGTTCGTATCGCAAAAGTGAATTGTACAAAGTGATCACCAGTCCTTTTAGTCCAATGCCTCCAAAACCCTATGACAGGTTGAGCAAAGAACAAATTACCACGATTTCGCTTTGGATAGAACAAGGAGCACAGAATGCAATTTGTATGGTGGAAGCATGTGATACAAGTTTTGTAAGCTATAGCAGTGTAGTTAAACCAATTTTAGATCTTTATTGTAATGGTTGTCATGCAGGACCAAGACCTCAGGGTGGTGTTGATTACAATAATTTCAATGGTGTCAGAACAACGGTTGAAGACGGATCTTTAATTAGTTCAATAATCCGCGATGGCAACACCGTCAATATGCCAAAAAATGGGAATAAACTTCCGGATTGTAAAATTCAACAAATTAAAAAGTGGGTCCAGGATGGCGCGAAGAATAATTAA
- a CDS encoding sigma-70 family RNA polymerase sigma factor, which yields MILQTIHCKIQSQSIDDFYELSIEDHTISNMSVNEIMAVIQKLSPSYRSVFMLFVVDGYSHKEIGELLNITEGTSKSNLAKARMKLQDMLQNEYSKNSGIPELKLSLPSEI from the coding sequence TTGATTTTACAGACAATCCACTGTAAAATTCAATCTCAATCCATAGATGATTTTTATGAATTGAGTATTGAAGATCATACCATCAGCAATATGTCCGTAAATGAAATTATGGCCGTAATTCAAAAATTAAGTCCATCCTATCGTTCTGTTTTTATGTTGTTTGTTGTTGATGGCTATAGCCATAAAGAAATTGGAGAGTTACTAAATATTACTGAAGGTACTTCCAAATCCAATCTGGCTAAAGCGCGAATGAAATTACAGGACATGTTACAAAATGAATATTCAAAAAATTCAGGAATTCCTGAATTAAAATTAAGCTTACCATCAGAAATATGA
- a CDS encoding T9SS type A sorting domain-containing protein, producing the protein MKRTTSISLIACVAVFELFVSSLPEPRNPPLGNTGAPGETSCMPSGCHSGGSFTGVVSIGGIPDTVLADQVYNLTLTNSADAIRSGFQLTSLDINNKFTGTLTGNAEVNVSKDNTTGRTYARQALAKNFNSGQVNWTFKWKAPASVTDNKLTFYFTGMLANGDGDKSKDNTVKSLKTVTFQIPTSTQDVVNPFEQFKAVQLANTLVILGLENPSNYTYELTALNGQQIQSGKLESSISLQTLIEGVYLFHVHSGSHQHSSRLYLR; encoded by the coding sequence ATGAAACGTACGACATCCATAAGCCTGATAGCTTGTGTTGCAGTTTTCGAACTGTTTGTAAGCTCATTACCTGAACCAAGAAATCCACCTCTAGGAAATACGGGAGCTCCAGGTGAAACCTCCTGTATGCCTTCCGGATGTCATTCAGGAGGATCCTTTACAGGTGTTGTATCTATTGGTGGCATTCCGGATACGGTATTAGCAGACCAGGTTTACAATCTTACACTTACCAACAGTGCCGATGCCATCCGATCCGGATTCCAGCTTACTTCTTTAGATATCAACAATAAATTTACCGGTACACTCACAGGAAATGCTGAAGTAAATGTGTCCAAAGACAATACAACCGGCAGAACGTATGCACGCCAAGCCTTAGCAAAAAATTTTAATAGCGGTCAGGTTAACTGGACTTTTAAATGGAAAGCACCTGCGAGTGTTACTGATAATAAGCTTACTTTTTATTTTACCGGCATGCTTGCAAATGGCGATGGAGATAAAAGCAAGGACAATACGGTTAAAAGTTTAAAAACGGTTACTTTTCAAATTCCAACTTCGACACAGGATGTAGTGAATCCATTTGAACAATTTAAAGCAGTTCAATTGGCAAACACGCTGGTTATTTTAGGACTTGAAAATCCATCAAACTATACGTATGAATTGACTGCATTGAATGGACAGCAAATCCAATCCGGAAAATTAGAATCCTCCATCTCATTGCAAACACTTATTGAAGGCGTTTATCTGTTTCATGTCCATTCCGGATCACATCAGCATTCAAGTCGTTTGTACCTTCGTTAA